A stretch of the Vulcanisaeta souniana JCM 11219 genome encodes the following:
- a CDS encoding NAD(P)-dependent oxidoreductase — MKVGVVGLGRMGGAFARNLLRRGYELYVYDIVKSKVEDFIKLGAKGVSSPAEMASIVDVLLTNVPKSEDMLSVYLDENGILRAPRPGLIAIETTTTDIPSKLKLAEECNRKGVGFLVAMLGLTVPQAERGETPLFIGGPKELLGNSNVQRVLTDLSSGRIYYMGRIETAVAFKLITNTMGFAQLLVFLEGLQFITKFGMSAEDFLKAAKDTAAYNYWFDARHEKILKEDYSAYFPIDFIIKDLMYTLESAKNINCPLPMASLAVQFYIMASGKGYGNEDGIALMKILREYCKGR; from the coding sequence ATGAAAGTTGGTGTTGTTGGTCTAGGCAGAATGGGCGGCGCCTTTGCTCGTAACCTACTGAGACGGGGCTATGAATTATACGTCTATGATATTGTTAAGTCTAAGGTTGAGGACTTCATTAAACTTGGGGCCAAAGGTGTGTCCTCACCTGCCGAAATGGCCTCAATTGTGGATGTACTCCTGACTAATGTACCTAAGTCTGAGGATATGCTTAGCGTTTACCTAGACGAGAATGGCATCCTTAGGGCCCCTAGACCTGGGTTAATTGCGATTGAAACCACCACCACGGACATACCAAGTAAACTAAAACTTGCCGAGGAGTGTAATAGGAAGGGCGTTGGTTTTCTCGTGGCAATGTTGGGTTTAACGGTTCCTCAGGCCGAGAGGGGTGAAACACCACTCTTTATTGGTGGACCCAAGGAACTCCTTGGGAATTCTAATGTTCAGAGGGTACTGACGGACTTATCCTCAGGCAGGATCTACTACATGGGTAGAATAGAGACTGCGGTGGCCTTTAAACTGATAACGAATACGATGGGCTTTGCCCAATTATTGGTGTTCCTTGAAGGTCTTCAATTCATTACTAAGTTCGGCATGAGTGCTGAAGATTTTCTGAAAGCCGCCAAGGATACTGCTGCTTATAATTACTGGTTCGATGCAAGGCATGAGAAAATACTTAAGGAGGATTATTCGGCATATTTTCCAATTGACTTCATAATAAAGGACTTAATGTACACACTAGAGTCGGCCAAAAACATTAATTGTCCATTGCCCATGGCCAGCCTTGCTGTTCAATTCTACATAATGGCCAGCGGTAAAGGCTATGGAAATGAAGACGGAATAGCGCTGATGAAGATCCTGAGGGAGTATTGCAAAGGCCGCTAA